A stretch of Caenorhabditis elegans chromosome IV DNA encodes these proteins:
- the Y4C6B.2 gene encoding Amino acid transporter transmembrane domain-containing protein (Confirmed by transcript evidence) has protein sequence MSHDFGWQRIVARALVMLSVVFVAESVPNFGVLLDLVGGSTITMMALVVPIVFNLALTTIKKKKENKDNEEKLTIKEIFQNSDKIKLLANILILVFAIFGGVAATTSAMQTMLQSEFSAPCYARIWSENARIMEEQRQLTFTHGKIACCGMFRNISATGSEVCLDVASMAKAVSHG, from the exons atgtcACATG attttggatGGCAAAGAATCGTGGCTAGAGCTCTAGTTATGCTTTCAGTAGTTTTTGTCGCGGAATCTGTTccaaattttggagttttattGGATCTTGTCGGTGGATCAACAATTACAATGATGGCTTTAGTAGTTCCAATTGTATTTAATTTGGCGCTAACCACAattaagaaaaagaaagaaaataaggATAATGAGGAAAAGTTAACGATTAAGgagatatttcaaaactcgGATAAGATCAAACTTCTGGCAAATATCTTAATTcttg tatttgcaattttcggaGGAGTGGCTGCTACCACTTCAGCAATGCAAACGATGCTCCAGAGTGAATTCAGCGCTCCATGTTATGCAAGAATTTGGAGTGAGAATGCAAGAATTATGGAAGAACAACGACAATTGACTTTTAC acacGGAAAAATCGCGTGCTGTGGAATGTTCCGTAACATTTCTGCAACGGGATCCGAAGTTTGTCTGGACGTTGCTTCAATGGCTAAAGCTGTGTCTCATGGATGA
- the Y4C6B.7 gene encoding Activin_recp domain-containing protein (Partially confirmed by transcript evidence), whose translation MTAKIGFLLILAVISTVSALRCFEGTVALDSNDQTSKKECGGMSNYCIQRIDKKTKEMRRECSSWSDEHSMEEKCPMTGCHFQTKDSTFCCCQFDECNEWKGDGTEFKAGETSSKSKAVPSAPKLGDVIMPTAATQK comes from the exons ATGACAGCAAAAATAGGTTTTCTACTAATTTTAGCTGTTATTTCTACAGTTTCTGCTCTCCGATGCTTTGAAGGAACCGTCGCATTGGATAGCAATGATCAGACTTCAAAAAag GAGTGCGGAGGAATGTCGAATTATTGTATTCAACGTATCGATAAGAAAACTAAAGAAATGAG ACGTGAATGCAGTTCGTGGAGCGATGAGCACAGTATGGAGGAGAAATGTCCG aTGACCGGATGCCATTTCCAAACCAAAGATTCCACTTTTTGTTGCTGCCAGTTTGATGAGTGTAACGAGTGGAAGGGAGA cggaaCCGAGTTCAAAGCCGGAGAAACTAGCTCAAAATCGAAAGCTGTTCCAAGTGCTCCAAAACTCGGTGACGTCATCATGCCAACTGCAGCAACCC aaaagtgA
- the hda-6 gene encoding UBP-type domain-containing protein (Confirmed by transcript evidence), protein MADQSSSSGSSSSSTRPSHNLEIMDSGPAHAVVPLATCPHLKEVKPLPPAKINARTACSECQIGAEVWTCLTCYKYNCGRFVNEHAMMHHLSSSHPMALSMADLSVWCYPCDSYVHNPALIGAKSAAHESKFGETMPS, encoded by the exons ATGGCTGATCAATCGTCTTCATCTggatcttcatcatcatcaactcGACCATCTCATAATCTTGAAATTATGGATTCGGGACCAGCACACGCCGTTGTTCCACTTGCCACGTGTCCACATTTGAAAGAAGTTAAGCCACTGCCGCCAGCCAAAATCAATGCTCGGACAGCTTGCTCCGAGTGCCAAATTGGGGCAGAAGTGTGGACTTGTCTCACTTGTTATAAG tataACTGTGGTCGTTTTGTCAACGAACACGCAATGATGCACCATCTCTCATCATCTCATCCAATGGCTCTTTCAATGGCTGATCTCTCTGTTTGGTGCTATCCATGTGATTCTTACGTTCATAATCCAGCACTTATCGGTGCAAAATCAGCAGCTCACGAGAGCAAATTCGGTGAAACAATGCCTTCCTAA
- the gba-4 gene encoding Putative glucosylceramidase 4 (Confirmed by transcript evidence), with protein MILNISVSLLIFLAFYGFSSDAKSLPCSEVKKEYGIVCRCNATYCDTIEPLGTVTSGKAVVYTTSRNGKRMNRSELKHTTSSTAKTKVYVNTTQSFQPVMGFGAAFTDAAGINMKMLPQTMQDQIIQQYFSDDGLGYVFGRVPMASTDFSTHEYSYDDVKFDFDLKNFNLTVEDLQYKIPFIKKAMTASGGKLKLFATPWSSPGWMKTSGRMVGAGELLGDQNGKYYQTWAQYFVKFFEAYHAQGIDFWSLTPQNEPTTGIDPLWKWQTLFFDASMERNFIKKLLGPALASSPVTKNLKIMINDDQRINLPHWPNVILTDPTAAQYVHGIAIHWYEDFIDPATVLTETHEKFPDYFLLATEACAGYFPADGPKLGSWSRAEQYANDLIKDMGNWVGGWVDWNYILDLQGGPNLAKNFVDSTIIVNATAQEYYKQPIWHVMAQFSKFVKPGAIRVGINIIEKSVDVEGLSFLNQDGTKTVVLLNKNEVLSFDVAISDVSAPNVIYDLTIQPNSLITIVYK; from the exons ATGATTTTGAATATATCCGTTTCTTTGCTAATATTTCTGGCGTTTTATGGATTTTCAAGCGATGCAA AGTCCCTTCCTTGCTCCGAAGTGAAGAAAGAGTATGGAATAGTTTGTCGTTGCAATGCCACGTATTGTGATACAATTGAACCACTTGGAACTGTTACTTCTGGGAAAGCAGTTGTCTATACAACatcaagaaatggaaaaagaatGAACAGAAGTGAATTGAAGCATACAACTTCTTCTACAG CCAAAACAAAAGTATATGTGAACACAACTCAAAGTTTTCAACCGGTAATGGGATTTGGAGCTGCATTCACTGATGCTGCTGGAATTAATATGAAGATGCTGCCACAGACAATGCAAGATCAAATTATTCAGCAATACTTTTCCGATGATG gTCTCGGGTATGTTTTTGGACGAGTTCCAATGGCTTCAACTGACTTTTCAACTCACGAGTACAGTTATGACGAcgttaaatttgattttgatctcaaaaatttcaatttaacagTGGAAGATCTCCAGTATAAAATTCCATTTATCAAGAAGGCAATGACAGCTTCTGGAGGGAAATTAAAGCTATTTGCAACTCCATGGAGCTCCCCAGGATGGATGAAAACTTCTGGAAGAATGGTTGGTGCCGGAGAGCTATTGGGAGATCAGAATGGAAAATACTATCAGACATGGGCACAGTACTTTGTAAA ATTCTTCGAAGCCTATCACGCTCAAGGTATTGACTTTTGGTCTTTGACACCACAAAACGAGCCAACAACTGGAATTGATCCACTTTGGAAATGGCAAACACTCTTTTTCGATGCATCAATGGAACGAAATTTTATAAAGAAACTTTTGGGACCAGCACTTGCTTCATCACCAGTGACTAAGAATTTGAAGATTATGATTAATGATGATCAGAGAATTAATTTGCCACACTGGCCAAATGTA attttaacgGATCCAACTGCTGCTCAATACGTCCACGGAATTGCAATTCATTGGTATGAAGACTTCATTGACCCAGCAACCGTACTCACTGAAACTCACGAGAAGTTCCCAGACTATTTCCTTTTGGCAACTGAAGCATGTGCTGGATACTTCCCAGCAGATGGACCAAAATTGGGATCATGGTCTAGAGCTGAACAATATGCAAATGATTTGATTAAAGATATGGGAAATTGGGTTGGAGGATGGGTTGATTGGAATTATATTCTTGATTTACAAG gAGGACCAAATCTTGCCAAAAACTTTGTCGATTCAACAATAATCGTGAATGCAACTGCTCAAGAGTACTACAAACAACCAATTTGGCATGTAATGGCTCAATTCAGTAAATTTGTGAAACCGGGAGCTATTCGTGTTGGAATAAACATTATTGAGAAATCAGTTGATGTTGAGGgtctttcatttttgaatcaagATGGTACCAAAACTGTggttttattgaataaaaatgag GTACTCAGCTTCGACGTGGCAATCAGTGACGTCAGTGCTCCAAATGTGATCTATGATTTGACAATCCAACCGAATTCACTGATTACAATTGTTTATAAAtaa
- the Y4C6B.7 gene encoding Activin_recp domain-containing protein (Partially confirmed by transcript evidence), whose amino-acid sequence MTAKIGFLLILAVISTVSALRCFEGTVALDSNDQTSKKECGGMSNYCIQRIDKKTKEMRRECSSWSDEHSMEEKCPMTGCHFQTKDSTFCCCQFDECNEWKGDGTEFKAGETSSKSKAVPSAPKLGDVIMPTAATRKNKSEDIVQIPTTVAPTRKSSFVELP is encoded by the exons ATGACAGCAAAAATAGGTTTTCTACTAATTTTAGCTGTTATTTCTACAGTTTCTGCTCTCCGATGCTTTGAAGGAACCGTCGCATTGGATAGCAATGATCAGACTTCAAAAAag GAGTGCGGAGGAATGTCGAATTATTGTATTCAACGTATCGATAAGAAAACTAAAGAAATGAG ACGTGAATGCAGTTCGTGGAGCGATGAGCACAGTATGGAGGAGAAATGTCCG aTGACCGGATGCCATTTCCAAACCAAAGATTCCACTTTTTGTTGCTGCCAGTTTGATGAGTGTAACGAGTGGAAGGGAGA cggaaCCGAGTTCAAAGCCGGAGAAACTAGCTCAAAATCGAAAGCTGTTCCAAGTGCTCCAAAACTCGGTGACGTCATCATGCCAACTGCAGCAACCCGTAAGAAT aaaagtgAAGACATCGTTCAAATTCCAACTACTGTCGCTCCAACCAGGAAGAGCAGTTTTGTCGAGCTTCCTTGA
- the Y4C6B.1 gene encoding WH2 domain-containing protein (Confirmed by transcript evidence) — MSDTPSKKQKRRATIFVTGPQSKKTIFEGEEIKEEGNQTTLQDLAIARQRLHNELAVVNTTSGIEILMQIVMDELEVVRHRLRENGQRMRNFFGDGAVQIRAILIRIFSKSISSRNMLEYKKDAKVILNELCDQNITYKMPRYTLNDMEEILLTDDLEDGVIQRRSEKWECLPERQKPMFDEDEDAFCEFRKMNVPMSMTFDDDDEDRLSMPSTRTGVTALTTEDQMAAIQNQLAMLSKQLMCLQKSGVETKRASSRASSRRGGIIAKKASLEISSNSSSDVSEDEGKGPSVCSPSSSSKTSTASVQLAPMCMAPPPPPPPPLPKMSQKIPLSEIKSDNKLSTVTPSKPAEKKSSPKSLPPAETIVSNRPYLTDIAHGRSMLKKTVRSPGGSPACQVRHQKRPVSSFEAALRDRFRGFHGDASFSEQEENGEDDDLSATWDE; from the exons atgtcagACACACCGTCAAAGAAGCAAAAACGACGAGCAACGATATTTGTGACGGGTCCACAGAGCAAGAAGACTATTTTCGAAGGTGAAGAGATAAAGGAAGAAGGAAATCAGACAACGTTACAAGAT ctggcCATTGCACGTCAACGTCTTCACAATGAGCTTGCCGTCGTAAACACAACTTCTGGAATCGAAATTCTCATGCAAATCGTTATGGATGAACTGGAAGTGGTG CGGCATCGTCTACGCGAAAATGGGCAACGAATGCGTAATTTCTTTGGTGATGGAGCCGTTCAAATTCGTGCAATTCTCATTCGTATTTTCTCGAAATCAATAAGTTCTCGAAACATGCTAGAATATAAAAAAGATGCGAAAGTGATTCTGAATGAGCTCTGCGACCAGAATATCACGTACAAAATGCCAAGATACACACTGAACGACATGGAAGAAATATTGCTCACTGATGATTTAGAAGATGGAGTTATTCAACGTCGCTCAGAGAAATGGGAATGTCTTCCTGAAAGGCAGAAGCCGATGTtcgatgaagatgaagatgcTTTCtgtgaattcagaaaaatgaatgttcCAATGTCAATGACgtttgatgatgatgatgaggataGATTGAGTATGCCAAGTACTCGAACTGGAGTTACTGCATTGACAACTGAAGATCAAATGGCGgcaattcaaaatcaattggCAATGCTTTCGAAGCAGCTAATGTGCCTTCAGAAGAGTGGAGTTGAGACAAAAAGAGCATCATCCAGAGCGAGTTCTAGAAGAGGCGGAATAATTGCAAAA aaagCTTCTCTCGAAATCTCCTCCAACTCCTCGTCAGACGTATCTGAAGATGAAGGAAAAGGTCCATCAGTCTGCTCACCATCTTCAAGCTCCAAAACCTCCACAGCGTCTGTCCAACTTGCTCCAATGTGCAtggctccaccaccaccacctccgcCACCGCTGCCAAAGATGTCTCAAAAGATCCCGCTCTCTGAGATCAAATCAGACAACAAACTTTCCACAGTAACACCATCAAAGCCTGCTGAAAAGAAATCATCTCCAAAATCTCTTCCGCCAGCAGAAACAATTGTGTCGAATCGGCCGTACTTGACGGATATTGCTCATGGAAGAAGCATGTTGAAGAAGACCGTTAG ATCTCCCGGTGGATCGCCTGCTTGCCAAGTTCGTCACCAAAAGCGTCCAGTATCATCTTTCGAAGCTGCTCTCCGTGATCGTTTTCGTGGCTTCCATGGTGATGCATCATTCTCGGAGCAAGAAGAGAACGGAGAGGATGATGATTTGAGTGCCACGTGGGATGAATAG